Proteins co-encoded in one Oreochromis aureus strain Israel breed Guangdong linkage group 3, ZZ_aureus, whole genome shotgun sequence genomic window:
- the LOC116328895 gene encoding ependymin-like isoform X1 has protein sequence MKLLVVLVCVLAGCLAEKPRPCKSPPLLTGALTVSTQNEKLWIYAKYVYDGWGQRVRLTELGNYQNKSFTYDALLLFREAAMYEIDDKARTCKKKPLKADFHPMEIPINSTLVGQAIVGSSSGPGEGLLVNTWTGNLPGNTGKYLTTFTEFGCIPVNTMYQTQEYGWMVTGFFNNVIGISDPGQLNPPDYCPTEMTANGEQSEDFTSLFFKLQ, from the exons ATGAAACTCTTGGTGGTGTTAGTGTGCGTGCTGGCAGGCTGCCTGGCAGAGAAACCTCGCCCATGCA AAAGCCCTCCCCTTCTGACTGGAGCCCTGACTGTT TCCACACAGAATGAAAAGCTGTGGATTTATGCCAAATACGTGTACGATGGATGGGGACAAAGGGTCCGGCTCACGGAGCTGGGGAACTACCAGAACAAGTCATTCACCTATGACGCCCTGCTGCTCTTCAGAGAG GCTGCCATGTATGAGATTGACGACAAAGCTCGTACATGCAAGAAAAAGCCTCTGAAGGCAGACTTCCATCCTATGGAAATCCCAATAAATTCAACTCTGGTGGGCCAAGCCATCGTGGGCAGCTCATCTGGACCCGGTGAGGGACTCCTGGTCAACACCTGGACTGGAAATCTTCCTGGAAATACAG GAAAGTACCTGACTACCTTCACTGAATTCGGATGCATTCCAGTCAACACTATGTACCAGACACAAGAGTATGGATGGATGGTGACAGG CTTCTTCAACAACGTCATTGGGATTTCTGACCCCGGTCAGCTCAACCCCCCCGACTACTGCCCAACAGAGATGACGGCGAATGGAGAGCAGTCTGAGGATTTCACCAGCTTGTTCTTTAAGCTGCAGTGA
- the LOC116315503 gene encoding ependymin-like, with the protein MSSCCRGKRSDLQSDSMKVLVLLVCLSVGCLAQRPRHCRYPPLMSGSLSVSTASQKLLAFSKYIYDGLGERIRFRQFGLYDNKTYHLDVLLLYREGVMYKINNKNRTCTKQRLSPDFHPLAVPRNATLMGQVVLGASSGPGQGVLVNSWYGEQKMKTGSAKYFTTVTEFGCIPVSTLYHTSNGDWVVNSFFNNVIGLVDPQKLNPPFFCMNAEQEDEDEPVTFLSLFKE; encoded by the exons ATGAGCAGCTGTTGCAGAGGAAAACGTTCAGATCTGCAGTCTGACAGCATGAAGGTCCTCGTCCTGCTTGTGTGCCTGTCCGTGGGCTGTCTCGCTCAGAGACCACGACATTGCA GATACCCGCCACTGATGAGCGGAAGCCTGTCTGTG TCCACTGCAAGTCAGAAGCTGCTGGCATTCTCCAAGTACATCTATGATGGACTGGGAGAGCGCATCCGCTTCAGACAGTTTGGACTCTATGACAATAAGACCTACCACCTTGATGTGCTTCTACTGTACAGAGAG GGTGTtatgtataaaataaacaacaagaaCCGCACATGCACTAAGCAGCGTCTGAGCCCTGACTTCCACCCGCTGGCAGTTCCAAGAAATGCCACCCTGATGGGCCAGGTTGTGTTAGGTGCCTCCTCTGGTCCTGGACAGGGAGTCCTGGTCAACAGTTGGTACGGGGAGCAGAAGATGAAGACGGGATCAG CCAAGTACTTTACCACTGTCACCGAGTTTGGATGCATCCCCGTCAGTACTCTGTACCACACCAGCAACGGTGACTGGGTGGTCAACAG cTTCTTCAACAATGTCATTGGATTAGTCGATCCCCAAAAACTCAACCCGCCGTTTTTCTGCATGAATGCTGAGCAGGAGGATGAAGACGAGCCAGTAACATTTCTCAGCTTGTTTAAAGAATGA